Proteins encoded together in one Procambarus clarkii isolate CNS0578487 chromosome 67, FALCON_Pclarkii_2.0, whole genome shotgun sequence window:
- the LOC123767837 gene encoding neuropeptide-like protein 33, which translates to MVSKTVIALGLLATFCAVVMADPEPGGRYGGGGGGGGGGGRGGGYGGGGGRGFGGGGGGYGGGGGGGGGRGYGGGGGGHGGGGGRGYGGGGGGHGGGGRGGGGGGGGYGGYGK; encoded by the exons ATGGTCTCCAAGACG GTCATCGCCCTGGGGCTTCTGGCCACCTTTTGTGCTGTAGTCATGGCCGACCCTGAACCCGGTGgtagatatggtggtggtggtggtggtggtggtggtggtggtagaggtggtggatatggtggtggaggagggcgtGGATTTGGAGGTGGAGGCGGCGGATATGGcggaggtggcggcggtggtggaggcCGTGGATATGGAGGTGGCGGAGGTGGACATGGAGGCGGCGGCGGCCGTGGATACGGAGGTGGGGGAGGTGGACATGGAGGCGGCGgccgtggaggtggtggtggtggtggtggttatggcggCTACGGAAAGTAA